A window of the Fusarium poae strain DAOMC 252244 chromosome 3, whole genome shotgun sequence genome harbors these coding sequences:
- a CDS encoding hypothetical protein (SECRETED:SignalP(1-18)), producing the protein MRISPLAVICTLFNFSSAAPATDYDAQSALSFAYMYGFPLYAFGDVARPLLAAGIPLKPNFILPSPKPNEPGAVGVVRPNADTLYSIMFIDLSSNDLRVTIPEIPEGRYWVFPFTSPYGDDLVNLGNLDGSKPGDYLVKYNSKSYGLDTDNVPEGYVGVVNFPMPYGLVSSRIVTDRTDEDVAIVNKLQKGFRVRPVPRSSCKPVAPALDLSMFANPEYTTKNQSLYQAVMNTAAALTPHLPPYIVDDRKSVAKDLKRAGFKDGKFIQPPGTDLTAAVGLANSTSKSFASRPDVSKDVGNGWSLIADRYIGRFDSYYNMRYEIAVTAYLALTQSECAYPSYGSFDEIISVKKGESIIWTFSAPPKIREGGFWSLTAYGPNQDLIPNDQDKYMVGDRSNLTFPDGTSIAAGGEGYFQVLLQDSDVAPPSNWTNNWLPITPGGGDISITMRWYGAEEEMVDGTYVYPKMALVDTITQ; encoded by the exons ATGAGGATCTCACCACTTGCAGTCATCTGCACCCTCTTCAACTTTTCTTCAGCAGCACCAGCTACCGACTATGACGCGCAAAGCGCACTTTCATTTGCTTACATG TACGGCTTCCCGCTTTACGCGTTTGGAGACGTAGCCAGGCCTTTGCTTGCCGCAGGAATCCCACTCAAGCCCAACTTCATCCTTCCCTCGCCAAAGCCAAACGAACCTGGCGCTGTTGGCGTCGTACGGCCCAATGCTGATACCCTGTATTCCATCATGTTCATCGACTTGTCATCCAACGATCTTCGAGTCACTATCCCCGAGATTCCCGAGGGTCGATACTGGGTCTTTCCCTTTACCTCACC TTATGGCGATGACTTGGTCAACCTCGGCAATCTCGATGGCAGCAAGCCCGGCGACTACCTAGTCAAGTACAACTCCAAGAGTTACGGCCTAGACACCGACAACGTCCCAGAAGGCTATGTCGGCGTCGTCAATTTCCCCATGCCATACGGACTCGTTAGTTCCAGGATCGTCACCGACCGTACAGATGAAGATGTTGCCATCGTCAACAAGCTTCAAAAAGGCTTCCGCGTTCGCCCAGTCCCTAGATCTTCATGCAAGCCTGTTGCTCCAGCGCTTGACCTCTCCATGTTTGCCAATCCCGAGTACACAACCAAGAACCAGTCACTTTATCAAGCCGTCATGAACACCGCTGCAGCTCTGACACCACACCTTCCTCCTTACATCGTCGACGATCGGAAGTCTGTCGCCAAAGATCTCAAGAGGGCTGGCTTCAAAGATGGAAAGTTCATTCAACCACCAGGCACAGACTTGACCGCTGCGGTAGGACTTGCCAACTCGACATCAAAGTCCTTTGCCTCTCGACCAGATGTATCCAAGGATGTCGGTAACGGCTGGTCTCTCATTGCTGATCGATACATCGGCCGATTTGATTCATACTACAACATGAGATACGAGATTGCCGTCACTGCCTATCTTGCACTGACGCAATCGGAATGCGCTTACCCATCGTATGGATCATTTGACGAGATTATCTCCGTCAAGAAGGGCGAGTCTATCATCTGGACGTTCAGTGCACCTCCAAAGATTCGAGAGGGTGGTTTTTGGAGTCTTACTGCCTACGGACCTAACCAAGATCTCATTCCCAACGATCAGGACAAGTACATGGTTGGTGACAGAAGCAACTTGACTTTCCCTGATGGGACTTCAATCGCGGCTGGCGGTGAAGGGTATTTCCAGGTTTTGCTTCAGGATTCTGATGTCGCGCCTCCTTCGAACTGGACTAACAA CTGGCTTCCTATTACCCCAGGAGGTGGAGATATCTCGATTACTA TGCGATGGTATGGTGCCGAGGAGGAGATGGTGGACGGGACATATGTTTATCCCAAGATGGCTCTTGTCGATACTATCACGCAGTAA
- a CDS encoding hypothetical protein (SECRETED:SignalP(1-18)), producing the protein MQLTNLFCLASVLTSVSAVTVSYDPGYGEASRPLTAVACSDGTNGLITRYKWQTQGQIPKFPYIGGAQAIAGWNSKSCGTCWKLTYKGKSINVLAIDHTDAGFNISPAAMNALTNNQAVKLGRVDATATQVAVTNCGLKK; encoded by the exons ATGCAGCTGACCAACCTCTTCTGTCTCGCCAGTGTCCTGACATCCGTGTCAGCAGTAACCG TATCCTACGATCCAGGCTACGGAGAAGCTAGTCGCCCCTTGACAGCCGTCGCCTGCTCTGACGGTACAAACGGCCTCATCACGCGCTACAAGTGGCAGACACAAGGCCAGATTCCCAAGTTTCCCTACATCGGCGGCGCGCAAGCTATCGCTGGATGGAACTCAAAGAGTTGCGGTACTTGCTGGAAACTTACCTACAAGGGCAAGAGCATCAATGTCTTGGCTATTGACCATACCGATGCCGGCTTCAATATTTCCCCTGCGGCGATGAATGCTCTTACCAACAACCAGGCTGTTAAGCTTGGTCGTGTTGATGCGACTGCTACTCAGGTAGCTGTTACGAACTGCGGTTTGAAGAAATAG